A DNA window from Streptomyces sp. CA-278952 contains the following coding sequences:
- a CDS encoding RNA polymerase sigma factor encodes MADSSWPGEQLIVAAQRGDADSITALVSDAHPNVRRFARSLCATPEDAEDATQEALIILYRKIGMLRASGALASWMFRIVRNECLRRARTMRAHAPLPDAAVRSAEEVVLQRIEAGKVAAAIAALPAEQRRVLIMRDIQGYSGRTVAEALGLSTAAMKSRLHRARTAVQQSLRVPPEPAPGDTHDDNQSRRP; translated from the coding sequence GTGGCTGACTCGTCCTGGCCCGGTGAGCAGCTGATTGTCGCCGCCCAGCGCGGCGACGCCGATTCGATCACCGCGTTGGTGTCGGATGCGCACCCGAACGTGCGGCGATTCGCCCGCTCGCTCTGCGCCACTCCTGAGGATGCCGAGGACGCGACGCAAGAAGCCTTGATCATCCTCTATCGGAAGATCGGGATGCTACGGGCGTCCGGCGCACTGGCGTCGTGGATGTTCCGCATCGTCCGCAACGAGTGCCTGCGCCGTGCGCGGACGATGCGGGCCCACGCACCCCTGCCGGATGCCGCCGTGCGCTCGGCCGAGGAAGTGGTTCTGCAACGCATCGAGGCGGGCAAGGTGGCGGCGGCCATCGCCGCTCTGCCGGCCGAGCAGCGCCGCGTGTTGATCATGCGGGACATTCAGGGCTACAGCGGACGAACGGTCGCCGAGGCGCTCGGCCTCAGTACCGCCGCGATGAAATCCCGTCTGCACCGCGCCCGCACTGCGGTTCAGCAGTCCCTCCGTGTCCCACCCGAACCCGCGCCTGGAGACACCCATGACGACAACCAAAGCCGACGGCCCTGA
- a CDS encoding ATP-binding protein, with amino-acid sequence MTAALPTPVQPNPIGGETYRLTLPNTASAPRVARDFVTSLLEVSRHLGLVDDARICVTELVTNAHRHTGTPLIRVHATVNRKRVTVTVTDEGSPLTGTLGAPGAGLEAEGGRGLVLVESLALAWGTRGGDRRHPGRKAVWFTLGRPEPTP; translated from the coding sequence ATGACCGCTGCATTGCCAACTCCCGTACAGCCGAACCCGATCGGCGGCGAGACCTACCGGCTCACCCTGCCGAACACCGCGAGCGCACCGCGCGTCGCGCGGGACTTCGTCACCTCACTGCTGGAGGTCAGCCGGCACCTCGGGCTGGTCGACGACGCCCGGATCTGCGTGACCGAGCTGGTCACCAACGCCCACCGCCACACCGGTACGCCACTGATCCGGGTCCACGCGACCGTCAACCGGAAGCGGGTCACCGTCACCGTCACGGATGAGGGCAGCCCGCTCACCGGCACGCTCGGCGCACCGGGGGCAGGCCTGGAGGCGGAGGGCGGGCGGGGGCTCGTCCTGGTGGAGAGCCTGGCACTGGCCTGGGGGACGCGCGGCGGCGATCGCCGACACCCCGGGCGCAAGGCCGTCTGGTTCACGCTCGGGCGGCCGGAGCCGACCCCGTGA
- a CDS encoding DUF5753 domain-containing protein: protein MPPRKAPTARQCRVGAELRKMRQHAGLALAEAAALLSTDRTAISNTESGRFGVSGERVRAWAGGYACPDEAYVDALAAMADERGRGWWEEYRGDLTSGTLDLAELEHHAVGIRAVLIMYMPGLLQNEDYARAVFAEAVPELPPARRRRLLSHRLKRRDVLDRENPPTCTFLIHEAALRMTYGDSGVARGQLEHLLRESERDNVTIRVVPFAAGGFPETGSSTQYVYGPVPQLDTLLTDTAAGPAFLDAETPLRNYRAAMDRVEELSLDPRKSRDFIREVAQQV from the coding sequence ATGCCACCGAGGAAGGCACCCACGGCGCGGCAGTGTCGCGTTGGTGCGGAGCTGCGCAAGATGCGGCAACACGCGGGCCTGGCGCTGGCCGAGGCCGCCGCCCTGCTCAGTACGGATCGCACCGCCATCAGCAACACGGAGTCCGGGCGCTTTGGCGTGAGCGGCGAACGGGTGCGTGCCTGGGCCGGTGGCTATGCGTGTCCTGACGAGGCCTACGTGGATGCGCTCGCCGCGATGGCCGACGAGCGGGGGCGGGGCTGGTGGGAGGAGTATCGCGGCGACCTGACCAGCGGAACGCTCGACCTGGCGGAGCTTGAGCACCATGCCGTCGGCATCCGGGCGGTGCTGATTATGTACATGCCGGGTCTGCTCCAGAACGAGGACTACGCGCGCGCCGTCTTCGCGGAGGCGGTCCCGGAGCTGCCCCCGGCGCGCAGGCGACGGCTGCTCTCCCACCGGCTCAAGCGCCGAGATGTTCTCGACCGGGAGAACCCGCCGACCTGTACGTTCCTCATTCACGAGGCGGCGCTACGGATGACGTACGGCGACTCGGGCGTCGCGCGCGGTCAGTTGGAGCACCTGCTGCGCGAATCGGAGCGGGACAACGTGACCATCCGGGTGGTTCCCTTCGCCGCCGGCGGTTTCCCGGAGACGGGAAGCTCGACGCAGTATGTCTACGGCCCTGTTCCGCAGCTGGATACTCTGCTGACGGACACGGCAGCCGGACCCGCGTTCCTGGACGCCGAAACGCCTCTGAGGAACTATCGAGCGGCGATGGACCGGGTCGAGGAGCTGTCCCTCGACCCGCGGAAGTCGAGAGACTTCATTCGTGAGGTTGCACAACAAGTGTGA
- a CDS encoding DUF397 domain-containing protein has protein sequence MDIQWRKSSKSSGAEGNACLELAEHGGEILLRESDNPDVIVRTTRTKLRAFLGGAKEGEFDDLA, from the coding sequence GTGGATATTCAGTGGCGCAAGTCCTCGAAGTCGTCGGGGGCCGAGGGCAACGCCTGCCTGGAGCTTGCCGAGCACGGCGGTGAGATCCTGCTGCGCGAGAGTGACAACCCCGATGTGATCGTCCGCACGACGCGCACCAAGCTTCGGGCGTTCCTGGGCGGTGCGAAGGAGGGCGAGTTCGACGACCTGGCCTGA
- a CDS encoding fascin domain-containing protein, whose translation MTSTLLSLSALLTASVLAAPAAGAAPHNDRAAGASASEVSAGGVPAGWEKVDGADLARITDASDRQQALSASGRSAAAPADESGPMAIKSMRNGKFTTTEVNYVAPNTGALRARSTHVFGAWESFAFEWDEVGETFALKSLANNRYVAVEKNFTGQAQNVLRARSTTAGGWERFVMYHNEDLNLYALRSTLNNLFVAMENSYTGSLQYTLRARSADVTGSWEQFDLYNIVG comes from the coding sequence TGAGCGCCCTGCTGACCGCCTCCGTCCTGGCGGCCCCGGCGGCCGGAGCCGCCCCGCACAACGACCGCGCGGCCGGCGCCTCCGCGAGCGAAGTCTCCGCAGGCGGCGTCCCCGCGGGCTGGGAGAAGGTGGACGGGGCCGACCTGGCGCGCATCACCGACGCCTCCGACAGACAGCAGGCCCTCTCCGCCTCCGGCAGAAGCGCCGCCGCCCCGGCCGACGAGTCCGGCCCCATGGCCATCAAGTCGATGCGCAACGGGAAGTTCACGACCACCGAGGTGAATTACGTCGCGCCCAACACCGGTGCATTGCGCGCCCGTTCCACCCATGTCTTCGGCGCGTGGGAGAGTTTCGCGTTCGAGTGGGACGAGGTCGGCGAGACCTTCGCCCTCAAGTCCCTCGCGAACAACCGCTACGTGGCGGTCGAGAAGAACTTCACCGGCCAGGCGCAGAACGTACTGCGGGCCCGTTCGACGACCGCCGGCGGCTGGGAGCGGTTCGTGATGTACCACAACGAGGACCTGAACCTCTACGCGCTCCGGTCCACCCTGAACAACCTCTTCGTCGCGATGGAGAACAGCTACACGGGTTCGCTCCAGTACACGCTGCGCGCCCGCTCCGCCGACGTCACCGGCTCCTGGGAGCAGTTCGACCTGTACAACATCGTCGGCTGA